tatttttgggggagggggagtgttACTTCCATTTAATTGCCCATAGACATAGCAGAGTTATTTTACTCAAACCTAAACAGTCCTTCAAAAACCACATTTCTGAAGTACATGCAAGTTGTCACACGACTGAGCAGTGATTTCTAGCAGCACTGCTGCACTTAACATTTGCCCTTTGGGTTAATTTGCTGCCCGCCCCTACCAGCCCCGACCTGGAGTTGAGGAGAACCAAACACATTTTGGCAATATTCTAGTGAGCAGGCAAGTTTATTTGGAAAAAGTGCTTATTTATTTCCATACTAGTACACATTGAGATGTTACAATTATACTGAGTTATTTAAGACTTACTCTATCCAGAGGTCAATCCAAGACCAAAAgttagatttatgtatttttagtttaACCTAAGAAAATGTTGGGAATACAGTCATTCAGCATTAGATCCAGGCACTCTTACATACCAGAGTTAACAGTTCTGAAGGGACTTGCTCAACATAGCTTTTAAAACTTACACGCTAGGACTGGAAGCTGAACTTTTATCTTTCTGCTCTGAAAAAAGGTGTGTATATTATAGAGTAGCAAGGGTATATCggaaacggaaaaaaaaaaaaaaactggtaggAAGCAGACTTCTTTAGAAATGAACTGTCAAATTTTAAGTCATTATCACAAAAGCAGGAAATTTCATCACAGAAACATTTCCAGTGGTTGTGGACAAAGAAGCAaatgtttttgtgaatttttctcaaatatctcAGTACTTGTCTTTTATTATATGctgatttttgtttcataaagATAATTCTTGCCTCTTTGGAGTCATCCTCATTCTGAAAAGACTAGAATGAGAACTGAACAAGTCCTAGATGCACCACTAACTTGCTGAATAAACCTGAGCAAAATCACTAGGACTGCTTTTTAAGTTTCACTTGCCACCTTGAAAAAGAGTAGCTTTGAAACTCTTCAAGTGGTAACACCTTGGAAATTATAAGCAGTACACAGATATAAAGTTTTATGTGTATACTTCTGCACATTACATGATGCCAATTCAGTGTTAATAGGTGTTGACCCCATTATAGGAGAAGTAAAAagtactatttaaaataatagtttagggaaccctgggtggctcagctgtttggcgcctgcctttggcccagggcgcgatcctggagaccccggatcgaatcccacatcgggctcccggtgcatggagcctgcttctccctctgcctgtgtctctgcctctctctctctctctgtgtgtgactatcataaataaataaataaattttttaaaaaaagtaaaataatagttTAGTTCATTTTCCAATTTggcttattatttcctttttttttttttaattattatttttaaaagttttattagacTTTCCTTCCCCAGGTAAGACACAGAACTGTTCTCTTCTCTTAGGGATTTATTGGTCTCGGTGGAACCTGAGAAGGCAACGACACTCATGACCAAAGAATAACGGCCCACATTTCAGTCTTGTAGTATCCTCAGGACTGAAGTCTCTCAACGTCCATTTGTCTGTCCAGAACATCCATAAGTCCCATGCTTGTTCTGCTGTCCTGGGGACATGGATAGATGACAAATTCACAGGCAGTACTTTCAATCCACACGGAAGGCCTTCCCCTTGGGGTCTGTTAGGATGATTACACCCCAACAAGCAATGCCtagggaaagaaaacaacagTGCCTTACATGGATGTTACAGCCCAGTGTACTAAGCGCTTCCATATATGCCATCATTTGTAATCCTCACAACTCTCCTACAAGATACATCACCAttacatttttctaataaaagagTGAaactcagaaaaggaaaagaaagtttgGAGGGGAAAAATCGGTTACTTCCCCATTGGTTACAGATAAGGACTGTGGGCCACTTTACCCATGGCACACCTAGAATGTGGGCTTACAATCGGTGTCTAGGAGGTAACTTCAGAGCCCCAGCTGTTAAAGCAAAGTTATGCACCCTCACTCCGACCTCCTCCACGATCTGGTGTCAGCAGTGTCACAGCTTGATGGATCTGACCCTGAACAGTGTCACATCCTGATGCTCTGACCTTGAACAGTGTCACATCCTGATGCTCTGACCTTGAACAGTGTCACATCCTGATGCTCTGACCTTGAACAGTGTCACATTCTGATGCTCTGACCTTGAACAGTGTGTCCCATCCCGATGATCTGACCTCGGACACAGTACTTCTTagtctctgtgccttagttttgTTGGGCGGTAAAAAGGGATTGCTATAATCATACCTATTGCTGGATTCAAGGTTGAAGCTAATAAAAGTTCTCAAGAAATtctgcgattttttttttttttttttaacgagaaAAGCTTCCCATCAGCCCCTTCTCCCGGCCTCGCTTCCGGTttggagcccccgccccccgccccccgccccgtgccctGCCCGCggcccgctcccccgcccccccgcccacaGGCCCTGCGGGGCCCCGACTCTCACTGATGCCGATGACCATCTGCGTAATCGTGCCCGGACCCGGGGCGTATCCCAGCTTCATGGGCTTCCGCGCCACCCAGTACACGTACCCGCCCGCCCCTACCAGCCCCGACCCGGACAGCACGCGACAGCTCCAGCAGTCATTAAACAGACGGGCTTCCGCTGGAGAGGTCGGCGCTCCAGGTGCGGCGAGGGGCAGGGGCTCGGCGGCGTGGGTGGCCTCCGGAAGCGCAGCGACCTGGATCGGCTCCTGAGACCGGGAAACGAAAGACCCCATGCTCCAGAGCTCGGCTTCAGCTCCAGGAGTCTTCCAGCCGAACtgacgtaaaaaaaaaaaaaatacggccGGAAAGCAGAGCGCCGGCGCACTGCACCGGAAGCAGCCCGAGGGtcgctgggaaatgtagttctggCCTTTCTCGAACGAAAAAGATGGGGCGGACCTGCTTGGTGGATTTCTGTAGCTACAACTTTGGTCTTGCCAGAGGCCACCCACACTTAACACCTGGCCCCAATCATTTTAAGAATTATGACTTAGTCAACTCCCTAAATGTCTTGGTTTTTACTTTCCTTAGAGGAGGAGTCTGGGTTTCTAAGTGGTTTCCCTAGTATACAAAGTGAGACCTTGACCATGTCACTGCACCTGTCTGGAGGTGTGTAACTCAGGAGTTAAGTTGTACATGTGCTTAACTATATGCTAGACACTTGCTAAGCGATTATTTGCATCAAGCCATTTAGTCTTCTCAACCCAATAAGGTGTCAGTTTCTCAAAAATTGACAAAACTGATTGACATAGCCGTGGTTGAAACCAATGCCAGTGTCAATACAGTCAAATTTCTTACGAGCGACCTGTACATATTGTGGGTGCAAAAcgaacaaaccttttttttttttttttttttttttttaagagaaaggaaaaagagtttTATTCCAGCCCAAGTTAAGACAGCTGCCTTGGGTATACACAGTATTCACAAAAAAGAAAGTGTTCTGGGGGGGAAAAATTTTTTGGTGCAAGGTTATATATGTCTTCACgtaaaaaattacaaatcacCATGAttaagaacattctagaaagtcATAGAATTTATCTTAGTTTTTATAGTACATTGGAAGACTGTATGGCTTTAATCTTACACGAACCagggaagtttcttttttcttgtgttcAATATACtcatttttggttattttctgttttatttattatttatttttaagtgaagaagATGAATGTTTGCTGGGGATATAAATAGAACTCATGCTTTGAGGTTTTCCATGTCATTTTGACCTTGTTAAAGTATAGCTTCTCTGGGAGCTCAAGAGCAGGAAACATACAAAGTTGAACATTTCCTTTATCAATATTGTGAGGGGACTACATAAACATAATCAAGGTATTAAAAATGAGTTTGAATTACCTGGATAagtacttttcatttctcttcttcttttttttttttttcatagcatcaTGTCTCAATTTTGTCATACTCATGTTATTTCTACTTTGAGAGCCCTGGAGATAATTCAACTCAGAATCAGGCTAATGGACTTGAAAAGTTAATATAGAATCTATTTTTGCAGGTTTAAATTCTTATCATCCCTTAagaatggactttttaaaaaaatatttatttgtgagaaatacagagagagaggcagagacagaggcagagggagaagtaagttTCTCACAGGAAgacggatgcaggacttgatcctggaactcaggaactgaaggcagacactcaaccactgaacccccccTAGGCATCCCAAAGGTATGGATACAtaggagaaaagaaagtaatAGGAGAAAATACAATCATGAGAACACAGGTTGGCCTGCTGCTTAATTTCAATGACtatcttcatttccttatcttcctgtctctctgtctctgtctctgtctctctccccatgtCTTGTGCAGGAGAAATACAAAGTGTTGAGAAATTTGGGTTCTATAGCAGGCTCTGTTACCAGGAGTCAGCCTTATGACATagagaacatttttaattttcgTAGGACTGTGGTTACCTCATGTTTGTAATAAGGAGATTCGGAATAGGTGATAATACTTTTTCCTAACTTGAAAGTTCTataatttactattattttcagATAGCATTATGCTAAGTTCCATACTAAATGAGTTTAATAGCATTTAACTTAGAAATTCACAATTTATAGCCGCTTCTTTTCACTATGCCTGATTCAACACTCTGTAATGCACATGATTCCtccttatgtgaaaaaaaaaatcttttggcaGCAGTTACCAAACATTTTGATTGGGCACTTCTGTGGATAAAAAAGGTTGAgcacatgcaaaaagaaaaagttgagcACAGAACATTTATGCATacctattatttataaattatatattactttGTACATTATGAGGatgataaaataatagaaatataaattttaatattttctcatatctTGATATATAGGTTTGTGCATCTCCATGGACACCATGATTATCTGACAtgtgactttattaatttatctaaaaGCTCCTTTAATGTGCACATTACAATTAAAGATGCCAGGAGAGGATATTCTctaaacaaatattattaaaatgaccCATGACACATGTTTTCAAACAACAGGCAATATTTTAactattgctttttaaaagtacctTCCAAAAGCTGTGATTCTTTTCTTATGATTGCCTCAAATAAATTATTCCAGCTCTTTTATTATTGAACATAGCCCATATTGAAATTGAGATGTTGAAATGAGACTGATTGGAAAATTATTAGAAATGTTAAAACACTTCTTGAGAGAGGACA
Above is a window of Canis lupus baileyi chromosome 10, mCanLup2.hap1, whole genome shotgun sequence DNA encoding:
- the DMAC1 gene encoding distal membrane-arm assembly complex protein 1, encoding MGSFVSRSQEPIQVAALPEATHAAEPLPLAAPGAPTSPAEARLFNDCWSCRVLSGSGLVGAGGYVYWVARKPMKLGYAPGPGTITQMVIGISIACWGVIILTDPKGKAFRVD